GACATGTCGTAGCGCAGGAACTCGATGCCGAGGTGCAGCGCCAGCTGGCGCGTGACCTCGGTCTTGCCGACGCCGGTGGGCCCGGCGAACAGGAACGAGCCGATGGGCTTTTCGGGATGGCCCAGCCCCGAACGCGACATCTTGATCGCGGTGCAGAGCTGGTTGATCGCCTCCTCCTGGCCGAAGATCACCAGCTTTAGGTCACGGTCCAGGGTCTTGAGCAGCTCGCGGTCGGAGGACGACACGCTCTTGGCCGGGATGCGTGCGATCTTGGCCACCGTGGCCTCGATGTCCTTGACCTGTACGGTTTTGCGCTTACGCCCTTCCGGCAGCAGGCGCAGGCTCGCACCGGCCTCGTCGATCACGTCGATGGCCTTGTCCGGCAGGAAGCGGTCATTGATGTGCCGCGCCGCCAGCTCCACCGCCGCCTCCAGTGCAGCGGCGGTATAACGCACATGGTGATGTGCCTCGAAGCGTTCGCGCAGGCCGTTGAGGATGCGGATGGTCTCGGGGATGGTCGGCTCGGGCACGTCGATCTTCTGGAAACGACGCGCCAGCGCACGATCCTTCTCGAAGATGCCGCGGTACTCGTGGTAGGTGGTCGAGCCGATGCACTTGAGCTCGCCGTTGGCGAGCATCGGCTTGATCAGGTTCGAGGCATCCATGACGCCCCCCGAAGCCGCGCCGGCACCGATGATGGTGTGGATCTCGTCGATGAACAGGATCGCGCCTTTCTCCTCTTTGAGCTGGGCCAGCACGCCCTTGAGGCGCTTCTCGAAATCGCCACGGTACTTGGTACCGGCCACCAGCGACCCCAGGTCCAGCGCATAGAGCGTGCAGCCGCGCAGCACGGCCGGGACCTGGCCCTCGACGATCATGCGCGCCAGCCCTTCCGCGATCGCCGTCTTGCCGACGCCGGCCTCGCCCACCAGCAGCGGGTTGTTCTTGCGCCGCCGGCAGAGCGTCTGGATCAGGCGCTCGATCTCGACCGCGCGGCCGATCAGCGGGTCGATCAGGCCCTTGCGCGCGCGCTCGTTGAGGTTGCTGGCATACAGCTCCAGCGGCTTGCGGTTGGCCTCGGCGGTGGCGGCTTCCTTCTCCACCGGCGCGGTTTCGCGCTCCTCGGGTGCGCCGCCGCGCGAGATCCCGTGCGAGATGAAGTTGACCACGTCGAGGCGGGTCACGCCCTGCTGGCTGAGCAGGTAGACGGCGTGCGAGTCCTGCTCGCTGAAGATGGCGACCAGCACGTTGACCACGCCGACTTCCTTCTTGCCGGAGGACTGCACGTGGTAGACAGCGCGCTGCAGCACGCGCTGGAAGCCCAGCGTCGGCTGTACCTCGCGGCTTTCGGCCGAGTCGCCGTACACCGGCACGTTCTCGCTGATGAAGGCGCGCAGGTCCTTTTCCAGCGCGTCCAGGTGCGCGCCGCAGGCCTGCAGGATTTCGGCCACCGCCGAGTCGTCCAGCAGCGCCAGCAGCAGGTGCTCGACCGTGAGCAGTTCATGGCCGCGCCGGCGCGCGTTCATGAAGGCGGCGTCGAGTGCGGCCTGCAGGCCCTGGCTGAGCATCAGGCCTCCTCCAGCTCGCACAGCAGGGGGTGCTGGTGCTTGCGTGCGTAGCTGATGACCTGGGCCACCTTGGTCTCGGCGATGTCACGCGTGAAGATCCCCGCCACCGCGCGGCCCTGCGTGTGCACCTGCAGCATGATCTGCACCGCCTTGTCGCGGTCCATGCGGAAATAGGTCTGCAGCACCTGCACCACGAACTCCATCGGCGTGTAGTCGTCGTTCAACATGACCACTTTATACAAAGGCGGTTGTGCGGTCTTGGGCTTGTCGAC
The Nevskiales bacterium genome window above contains:
- the clpA gene encoding ATP-dependent Clp protease ATP-binding subunit ClpA, producing the protein MLSQGLQAALDAAFMNARRRGHELLTVEHLLLALLDDSAVAEILQACGAHLDALEKDLRAFISENVPVYGDSAESREVQPTLGFQRVLQRAVYHVQSSGKKEVGVVNVLVAIFSEQDSHAVYLLSQQGVTRLDVVNFISHGISRGGAPEERETAPVEKEAATAEANRKPLELYASNLNERARKGLIDPLIGRAVEIERLIQTLCRRRKNNPLLVGEAGVGKTAIAEGLARMIVEGQVPAVLRGCTLYALDLGSLVAGTKYRGDFEKRLKGVLAQLKEEKGAILFIDEIHTIIGAGAASGGVMDASNLIKPMLANGELKCIGSTTYHEYRGIFEKDRALARRFQKIDVPEPTIPETIRILNGLRERFEAHHHVRYTAAALEAAVELAARHINDRFLPDKAIDVIDEAGASLRLLPEGRKRKTVQVKDIEATVAKIARIPAKSVSSSDRELLKTLDRDLKLVIFGQEEAINQLCTAIKMSRSGLGHPEKPIGSFLFAGPTGVGKTEVTRQLALHLGIEFLRYDMSEYMERHTVSRLIGAPPGYVGFDQGGLLTDAVLKHPHAVVLLDEIEKAHPDVFNLLLQVMDHGTLTDNNGRKADFRNVILVMTTNAGAQESARRSMGFKEQDHSTDSLEVIQRLFSPEFRNRLDAIIQFKPLDEKTVGHVVDKFIVQLETQLESRGVSLRLEDEARAWIAKHGYDAKMGARPMARVIQEHIKRPLAEELLFGKLAGGGEVVVHVENDRLALEILSREAVGA
- the clpS gene encoding ATP-dependent Clp protease adapter ClpS yields the protein VDKPKTAQPPLYKVVMLNDDYTPMEFVVQVLQTYFRMDRDKAVQIMLQVHTQGRAVAGIFTRDIAETKVAQVISYARKHQHPLLCELEEA